The DNA segment GATGATCATCGCGAGCCGCGTCAGGAGTGATGACCGAACATGAGTGCACAGGACGGCGCGACGCTGTACATTGACGGCGCGTGGTCGGCGGCGGGTGATGGCGCCACGTTCGCCGTGACGGATCCGGCGACCGGCGCCGTGATCGGCAAGGCGGCCGACGCCGGTGCCGCCGAGACACGCGAGGCACTGGCCGCCGCTTCGGCCGCTTTTCCGTTGTGGAGTGCCGAATCGGCGTACACGCGTGCCGACGTGCTGGCGAGGGCGCACACGCTGATGCTTGACCGGGCCGAGGAGCTGGCCAGGCTGATGAGCACCGAGCAGGGGAAGCCGCTCAAGGCGGCCCGCGCCGAGGTCGGGTACGCGGCGGACTTCCTGAGCTGGTTCGCCGAGGAGTCCAAGCGGGTCTACGGCACCACCATCCCGTCCCGGCGGCGTGAGCAGCGGTTCACCGTGCTGCGGCAGCCGGTCGGGGTCGTCGCCGGTATCACACCGTGGAACTACCCGGTCTCGATGATCACCCGCAAGGTCGCGCCCGCGATCGCGGCGGGCTGCACCGTGGTGCTCAAGCCTGCCGAGCAGACCCCGCTGTGCGCCGCCGCCGTCTTCGAGGTGCTGCACGAGGCAGGGGTCCCTGGCGGCGTGGCGAACCTGGTGACCACGAGCAGGCCGGCCGAGGTCGGCGACGTGCTGCTGGACTCACGGGCGGTGCGCAAGCTGACCTTCACCGGATCCACCGAGGTGGGCAAGGTGCTCGCGGCCAGGGCGGCCGCGACGATGAAGCGCGTCTCGCTGGAACTGGGCGGTCACGCGCCGTTCCTGGTCTTCGACGACGCCGATCCCGTGCACGCGGCGAAGGGGGCCGCGCTGGTCAAGTTTCTCAACACGGGGCAGGCGTGCATCTGCCCGAACCGTATTTACGTCCAGCGGTCCGGTTACGACCGGTTCGTGGCCGCGTTCACCGAGCGGGTCGCCAGGCTCAAGGCGGGGCCGGGACTGGATCCAGCCTCGACCGTGGGTCCGCTCATCGACGCCGACGCGATGGCCAAGATGGAAGACCAGGTCGCCGACGCGCGGGCCAAGGGCGCCTCGGTACTCGCGGGCGGCGAGCGCGCCGGTAACGGTCTGTTCTTCCAGCCGACCGTCCTCGCGGACGTCACCCCGCGGATGCGTGTCTACCGGGAGGAGACGTTCGGCCCGATCGCCGCGCTCATCCCGTTCGACGACGAGGACGAGGCGATCGCGATGGCCAACGACACCGACTACGGGCTCGCCTCTTACCTTTACACCACCGACCTCGCGAGGGCGACCAGGGTGTCGGAGGCGCTGCGCTTCGGCATCGTCGGGATCAACGACATCAACCCGACCTCGGCGGCGGCACCGTTCGGCGGCGTCGGCGACAGCGGGCTCGGCCGTGAGG comes from the Prauserella marina genome and includes:
- a CDS encoding NAD-dependent succinate-semialdehyde dehydrogenase, which gives rise to MSAQDGATLYIDGAWSAAGDGATFAVTDPATGAVIGKAADAGAAETREALAAASAAFPLWSAESAYTRADVLARAHTLMLDRAEELARLMSTEQGKPLKAARAEVGYAADFLSWFAEESKRVYGTTIPSRRREQRFTVLRQPVGVVAGITPWNYPVSMITRKVAPAIAAGCTVVLKPAEQTPLCAAAVFEVLHEAGVPGGVANLVTTSRPAEVGDVLLDSRAVRKLTFTGSTEVGKVLAARAAATMKRVSLELGGHAPFLVFDDADPVHAAKGAALVKFLNTGQACICPNRIYVQRSGYDRFVAAFTERVARLKAGPGLDPASTVGPLIDADAMAKMEDQVADARAKGASVLAGGERAGNGLFFQPTVLADVTPRMRVYREETFGPIAALIPFDDEDEAIAMANDTDYGLASYLYTTDLARATRVSEALRFGIVGINDINPTSAAAPFGGVGDSGLGREGGARGIDEYLDVKLVGQVLG